Genomic segment of Myxococcus stipitatus:
GACCGGAGACAGCGACGGAACCCGAGTAGCCTTGTCGTGGGCTGGGGCGTCGCGCTCGCATTCCGCGAGGAGGGGCTCGGCCGGAGCAGGAGCACCATGTCGTCCCTCGAGCACCTCTCGCGCCGTTGTCTCCTCCTGTTGTTGTGTGTCGTGGCCGTCGCTTGCGGAGAGGAGGACAGTCCACCCACGGAGGAGGACATCCTGGTCCGCCTGTCCGCCATCCCGGGGCTCACCGTGCGCGAGGAGCCGGTGGGACCGGGGATTCCTCCGGACCACCGCTTCTTCGTCATGGAGTTCGACCAGCCCGCGGACCATGCGCATCCGGAGGGCCAGCGCTTCCGCCAGCGGCTGACGTTGCTGCACGCCTCGAGAACGAGGCCCATGGTGCTCTATGCCAGCGGCTACTTCGTCCACACGCAGGCGTCGCGGCGCGAGCCCACGCAGTGGCTCGAGGCCAATCAGCTCTCCATCGAGCACCGCTTCTTCGGAACGAGCAGGCCCGCTCCCCCGGACTGGAGCCAGCTCACCATCCGGCAGTCCGCGGATGACTTCCACCGCATCGTCGAGGCCTTCAAGCCGCTGTACCCGGCCCGTTGGATATCCACGGGCGCGAGCAAGGGCGGCGAGACGATGGTGTTCTTCCGTCGCTTCTACCCGGACGATGTGCATGGGACGGTGGCGTATGTCGCGCCGCTCGCGCGCTTCGACGACGACCGCTTCATCGCCTTCCAGGAGTCCGTGGGCTCGGCGCCGTGCCGTGAGCGGCTGAAGTCCTTCCAGCACGCGGCGTTGGACCAGCGCGCGGCCCTCCTCGCGGAGCTGGACACGCGGGCCGCGCGGCGCGGCCTCACGTTCAATCACCTGGGGCGGGACGTCGCGCTCGAGCACGCCATCATCGAGCACTACTTCTACTTCTGGCAGTACGACAGCCAGTCGCGCTGCGGCACCGTGCCGACGCCGTCCGCGTCCCCCGCCGTGCTCATGGACGAATTGGATGCGCGCGTCGACATGGCCAGCTTCTCCGACGACCAGGTGGAGGCCTATGGCCCCTACAACTACCAGGCCGCCGTGGAGCTGGGCTACCCACGGCCCTTCGAGACGCACCTGGCCGGCCGCCTCCGGTTTCCGGGCACCGACACCCCCCAGGCCTACGCGCCTCGCGGTGTCCCCACGACCTTCCAGCCGGGCGCCATGCCCGACATCCAGGACTGGGTCTCACGCGAGGGTGAGCGCCTGATGTTTGTCTATGGCGGGCACGACCCGTGGACCGCCGCGCCGTACTCGCTGGGGGGAGCGCGCGACTCCGTCCTCTACACCGTGCCGGGCGGCAACCACGGTGCGCGGCTGGCGCTGCTCCCGGAGGCCCAACGCAACGAGGCCCGCGTGCTCCTTCGCCAGTGGGCTGGCTTGGAGATCGGGGCCTTGGAACTGCAAGTCTCGAAGTGGCGGCTGGAGCCCGAAGGCGAGGAGTGGGGTCCTCGCCTCGGGCGTCCGCTGTCGCGTTAGTTCACGCCGACGGCGGTCCAGCTCTCCTTCACCTTCGCCAGCTCCGTGGAGTCCGCGCCGTACAGGTCCGTGGCCGCCTTGATGGTGGCCTCGCGCGCCTGGGCGAACGTGGTGTTGGGCGTCATGTAGTGGGCCAGGGCGCGGTAGTAGATCTTCAGGCCCTTGTCCATGCCGATGCCGTCCTTGACCTCGATCTTGGACGTGCGGTTCGTGCCGCCGTTGGCCAGCAGGTAGAACGCGTTGTTCGCGATGCCGCTGGAGCCGTGGACCTCGGTCTGCTTCGGGTAGTTGCTGTAGTGGTCGATGGAGTACCCGTCCTTGGTCGGGTCGTTCATGTAGCGCAGGCCGTCCTCGCCGCCGTTGCCCGGCGTCCAGGCCGTCTCGCCCACCGTCCAGTTGAACTTCACGTCCGGGTTCTTGGTGGACGCGTACCACTCCACGCCAGCGCCCATGATGTCGCTGAACGCCTCGTTCAGGCCACCGGACTCGTTGCGGTAGATGAGGCCGGCGGTGCGCTCGGTGAGGCCGTGGGCGATCTCGTGGCCGGCGATGTCCAGCGCCGTGAGCGGGCCGGAGTTCTTGCCGTCACCATCGCCGTAGCTCATCTTCGTGCCGTCCCAGAACGCGTTGACGTAGTTGGTCCGCACGTGGACGAACGAGTTGAGCGCCTCGCCCGCGCCGTCGATGGAGTTGCGGCCCAGCACGTCCTTCATGAAGTCGAAGGTCATCGCCGCGCCGTAGTGCGCGTCCACGGCCGCCTTGGTGCGCGAGTCGTCGGTGGCCTCGCCCCAGACGTTGTTGTCGTCGGTGAGCTGCGTCTTGCCCGACGCCGTCTGCTTGTTCATCGCGTCGTAGGTGTTCACGCCCTTGCCGCGCGTGGAGTCCTCGAGGACGTACTTGCCATCCGGCTTCTTCGTCGTCTCCAGGGCCACCTTGCCGCTGTACAGCGAGGTGTCGTCCACCGTGCCGTTGTTCGGCGTCTCGACCGGCGGCTTGGACTCCTTCGGGGTGATGTTGAGGCTCCAGCCCTTCAGGGTGCCCGTGTCGCGCTTGGCCTTGTCCTCGACGGTCAGCGTCCACTCGCCCTTGGTGGACTCACCCGCGAACTCGCTCAGGTCGAAGGAGCCCTTCACGTCGTCGGTGCCGCCGCCCGTGCGGTTGTGCACCACGGCGCTCTTGCCGGAGGGGCTGGTCAGCGTGACCTTCAGGTCGCCCTTGAACGTGTGGGCGATGTCCAGGTCCAGCTTCAGCTTCTCGACGTTGCCTTCCTGCGCGACGGTGACCTTGGACGTGACCGTGCTGTTGTCCTTGATCTCCGCGGGCGTGGTGTTCGCTGCGGTGATGTCCGTGGAGCGCTTGGGCGCGGCGCGGTTGGAGCCGTAGAAGCCGCCAATCTCGTTGTAGGACTCGAAGATCTTCCCGGTGTTCGCATCCACCAGGTAGTTCATCTTGCGGGGGCGGTCCTGGCCCTCGATCTGCGACATCTGCACGCGGTAGGCGGAGTGATACTTGCCGGCCTTGTCCTGGTAGATGACCCGCTCGGCGTTCGGCTGCTTGTCCGGCTTCGCGCCGAACTCCTTGCGCGCGATGTCGATGGCGGCCTGGGTGTTCAGCTTGGGCAGCTCACGGCCCAGGCCCGCGGGGACGACGGACTGCTCGCCCGTGACGCTCGACACCTTGCCATCCTTGTCGAGGTGCGTGACGACCTGCTCACCGAAGACCTTCACACCCTCGTGAACGCGGTCCAGGCGGACGTGCGTCATGCCGAGCGCGTCGCGCTCCACGTTGGCCGGGACGAACGTCGTGGGCTGGGGCAGCAGCGTCTGCGCGCCCTTCAGCGGGTTGAGGTGCGACAGCGACGTCTGGACGGCGTTCTGCGCCTCCTTGCTGCCGAGCGCCAGCCGGCCCGCACCCACCGGGGCCTGCGTGAGCGTCTTCTCGGCACGCGCCAGCTCCGACGTGCGCGTCCCGGAGCTGAAACCATCCTTGATCGTCAGCGGCGCGGAGGCGGACTTCGCCGTGTTCTTCTGCTGGGTCTCGTTGGTGGAACGAACGGCGATGGGCTTGGTGTCGAGGCGACGAATGCTCATTCGAAGATCACTCTCTCACTGCGAGGGGGGACGAGAGGATTGTCGACACCGTGTGACGCGGAGTTGCCGAAGACGTGCCGCATCGCACCAGCCAGGCGCTTTTTGGCGCGTTTTTTCGGGTGTTTCAGTGTTTTGACGGGAGGATTGACACAGGGAGTGGTGTCTCAGTCCGCTTTCCGTGGACCTGAGCCAGGGCCAGGAAAGGCGTGTCCGGCCACATTTTCGTGTATTTTCCCGGCAGTTTTCCACCCGCCCCGACGGGAGAAATGGGGCGGGAAGGCGAGTCAACTCGGACGCAGGGGTTCGTCTGACTCGACATTGACGACCTGGGTGTCGGCCAGGTGGTCGTGAAGACAGCGGTGGTCTTCGCGGAAGATGAACAATGCGTCGACAAGGCCAAACACGCCCGTCACCTGGCTCAACCAGACAGGCAGCAGGTTGCGGAGCAGCGCCAGCCTCACGACGGAGATCGGCTGCCCGTTCATCCGGATCACCCGGATGCCCCGCCACCGCTTGCCCAGGCTCTGTCCGGTCTTCACCACCATGGCGATCTGGATGCCGAGCGTCACCACGAGGGCGAGGAGGGGCGAGAGGAGCAGGAAGACGCCAAAGTCGTCCGGCCCCGACTTCGCGGAATCGCTGAAGGCGATGATGGGCATGATGACGGCGCCGAGCAGCGGGACGGAGACGAACAAGGAGTCGACCAGGTTGGCCCAGAAGCGGTCGCGTCGGCTGGCGAGCGCCGGGAGCGCCTTGTTCAGGCAGGGCCCGCAGTAGGAGCGACCGTCCCTGCCGCGGCGGCGGCAGTTGACGCAGATGAAGGTGCCACAGCGCTGGCAGATGCCGGTGGCGAGGACCTCGGGGTGGAGCGGGCAGTGCGCCTGGGGGACGGACTCTGTTTCAGTGGAGGGCGGAAGAGACATGGCTGCGTTCGGGGCGGCCCTGGGCCGGAGGCTCCCATGAGTAGGGCCGCCACGCCCGAGGGGTCAAGCGTGTCTCGAGCTCTCGTCTGACGAGGCGTAGACGACCTGGGTGCCCGCGATGAGGTCGTGCAGACAGCGCCGGTCCTCGCGAAAGATGAAGAGGAGGTCGACAATGCCTGTCACGCCGAACGTCAGCTGGCTCACGCCGTAGGGAATCAGGTTGCGGACGAGAATCAGGACCCCCAGAGAGACGGGGCTGCCATCCATGCGCACCACCTTGATGCCGCGCCAGCGCTTGCCCAGGCTCTGCCCGGTGCGCGCGACACCGACCACCTGGGCGGCGAGCACCACGAGGGTGACGAGGAGGGCGAAGGAGAGCCAGATGGGAGAGAACCCCGTCTTGTTCGCGGAGGCGATGCCTTGGGCGACACCCGCGATGGCCATGGGTGCGGTGATGGCGAAGGCGTCGAACAGGTTCGCGAGGAACCGGTCCCCTCGGCTCGCGGATACGAGGAGCGCGGAGCTCATGCCCAGACAGGCCTGGCAGTAGGACAGCAGGTCGGGGCCACGGCGGACGCACTGGTAGCAGGCGAAGCTGCCACAGCGCTCACAGGTGGCGACCGCGGAGGCCGAAGGGTGGAGGGGACAACGCGCTTCGGTGGACAGCTCTCTCACGTCGGGGCGCGGCGCGGACATGGCTGCTCCTTCAGGACGGCCGTGGGATGTCGGGGGTGAGGCTGGAGGGACTCAGGCTCCTCCGAAGAAGGACACCTCCAGGACCCGGATAAAGAGGTTGCACGCGGCGTGAAAGAGCGCGGCGCCAATCACGGTGCCGGTGCGCTCGCGCATCCATCCGAAGAGCAGGGCGGGGAAGAAGACCGACAGGCGCCAGGCCTGGAAGATGGCCAGGTGGCCCAGGGCGAACAGCACGGCCGTCACCCAGAAGGCGGGGCCCAGCCGCGCGCCCAGGAACTTGCGGCCCTGGGGCCAGGCATCCCGCAGGCGCGCCTGGAGGTAGCCCCGGTAGAAGAACTCCTCGGGCAGCGCGACGACGAAGAGCTGATCCACCACCCACTCCCCGAAGCGCGAGGGCAGGCGCCATTGGAAGTGGACCTCGCCGCCCAGGGGCGTGAGGTGTCGCGCGACGGCCTCCGGCAGATGCGGGAGGAGCTCCGCGAACCCGGCGAAGCCCAGGAAGAAGAGGGGGCCGACGATGGCGGAGACGATGAGGAACAGCCGCACGTCCTCCCGCCAGGCGCGCGCGGACAGGCCGTAGTCGCGGTAGTCCTCGTCGCGCCAGCGCATGGGGATGAGCGGCAGGTAGAGGAAGCCCACTGTGGCCACCAGCTTGGGGATGCTGGTGCCGCCGAAGGCGAGGAACGCGGCGATGATGCCGGCGAAGCCCACGGCCCAGAGGCCCAAGGCTTCCTGCACGGCGCTGGGGCGCCAAGGGGTCGCCACCGTCTGGGTCATGGTTTGTCCGAGGCGGCGAGGGTCAGCTTCACCTCGCCCATGGGCAGCACCCTGCAACCGCGCCGGGTGCGCTGCACCACCACCGCCACCAGCCGCCCGTCCGAGTCGAACACGGGGCTGCCAGGGGGCAGTGCGAGGGGCACGTCATAGAAGGGCGCCGGGGCACGGGTGGCCTGGGCCGTCTCCGGCTTCTCGGGGCGGTTGCGGGCACCCGGGACGACGCCCACCAACCAGCGCCCCTCCAGGCTGTCGCCCTCCTTGAGCAGCCGCACCGGCACCGCGGGGTACGTGCCGTCCGGAGCGGCGACGACGGCGACCTTGAGCGACGCGTTGGCGAGCAACACCCGCGCGGGCAGGGCCTGACCCGCGTGTTCCACGGTGGCCACGCTCAGGCCGACATACTCCTCGCCCACGGACTCCACGGAGGTGAGGACCTGCCCCGCGGTGCCCACGAAGACGCCGGTCGCGGCGCGCCGGGGGCCGAGAATCTTCACCACCGAGCGGCGGTGGTGCTCCATCACCCGCTGGAGGTCGGCGCGCGACGGCCTCCCCGAGTCCGACGCGGCGGCGGGCAAGGCACCAAGGCAGAGGGCGAGGGCGAGCGGGAACAGGCGGGACATCGGCGGGCGCGGCAGCCTATCACCGCCGAGCGCGCAGTGCCGCGAGGAAGCGCTCCGCGGGGAGGGTGTTCAGAACCTCGTGCTTGCGTGCCCAGCCTCGCCGCGCCGTGGCCACCGCGAAGGCCAGGTTGCCCAGGTCCTCCTTGCGGTGGGCGTCACAGCTGACCACCAGCTTCACGCCGAGCTGGGTCGCCTTCCGGACGTACTCGGCCTTGATGTCGAGCCGTGCGGGCTTGCCGTTGATCTCCACCGCGACCCCGCGCTCGGCGGCGCGTGCGAGCACCTCCTCCATGCGAAGGGGGTAGGGCTCGCGGCTCGGCATGAGCCGTCCGGTGGGATGTCCGAGGATGTGCAGGTGCGGATTGTCCAGCGCGGCGAGCACGCGCCGGGTCATCTGGTCCTCATCCATGCCGTGCCGCACATGGATGGAGGCGATGACGACCTCCAGCTGCTCCAGCACCTTGTCCTCGTAGTCGAGCGCGCCGGACTCGAGGATGTCGACCTCGATGCCCTTGAGCAGCCGGACCTCGGGCACCTTCTCGTTGACGCGGTCGATCTCCTCCCACTGTCGTTGGAGAGCCTCCACCTTGAGGCCCCCGGCGTAGATGGCGGCCTCGCTGTGCTCGGTGATGGTGAGGTACTTCAGGCCGAGCGCCTTCGCGGCCAGCGCCATCTCCTCCAGCGTGTTCCTGCCATCGGACCACGTGGTGTGGGCGTGGACGGCGCCGAGCACATCCTCCAGGGTGACCAGGTCCGTGGGCAGCTTGTGCGCGAGCGCCGCCTCCACCTCGCCGTTGTCCTCGCGCAGCTCCGGCGGGACGAACTGCATGTCGAGCAGGGCGTAGAGCGCGGCCTCGTCCGCCACGCGGAGCTTGGTGCCGTCGTCGCGGTGGACGCCCCACTCGGAGATCTTCAGTCCGCGCTCGTGGGCCAGGTTGCGCAGCCGGATGTGGTGGGCCTTGGAGCCGGTGAAGTGGTGCAGGGCGGTGGCGAAGTCCTCGTCCGGGAGGACGCGCAGGTCCACCTGGAGGTCTCCGGCCTCCATCCGCACGGAGCACTTGCTGTCGCCCTTGCCCAGCACGGCGGCGACGCCGGGTGAGGTGGCCAGTGCATCCAGCACGGGGAAGGGGTCCGCGGCGGAGGCGATGATGTCCACGTCCGCCACCGTCTCTCCCCGGCGGCGCACGCTGCCACCCAGGCTCGCGCGCACCACGCCGGGCGATGCTCGCACGCGCTCGAGCAGGGCCTCGGCGATGGGGAGCACGTCGCCCAGCAGCTTGCGCTCGCCCTTCGCGCGGCGGAAGAGGGTGATGCCCTCGAGGATCTTCGCCTGGGACTTCTCGCCGAAGCCCTTCAGCTGGCGCACGCGGCCCTCGCGGCAGGCACGCTCCAGATCGTCGATGCTCCCGATGCCCAGCTCCTTCCAGAGCGTGGCGACCTTGCGCGGGCCGATGTCCGGCAGCTTCATCAGCTCGAGCAGCCCCGGGGGGAACTTCGCCCGCAGCTCCTCGAAGTAGGTCATCCGTCCGGTGGTCACCAGCTCGGTGATCTTCTCGGCGAGCGCGGGGCCGATGCCGGGAAGGCTCTCCAGGCGGCCCTCCGAGACGAGCGGCCCCAGCTCCTGGGTGAGGCCGAGGATGCGGTCGGCGCCCATGTCGTAGGCACGGGAGCGGAAGCCGTTCTCCCCGTGGAGCTGGAGGAGCAGGGAGATGTCCCGAAGGACCTGGGCAACGGTGGCTTTGTCGACGATGGGCGCGGTCACGTCAGGGGTCACGGAGAGGAAGTTAATGCCCGGGGAACGGGGGTGCAGGCCGCGCCGGGTTGTGGGAAAAAGGCGCGAATGACGAAGATCAAGCTCGGACCGGCGGACTTCGCCGAGAAGGAAATGCGCGGCTACGAAGTGGGCAAGCGCAACGTCTGCATCGCGAAGATTCACGGCCGATACAAGGGCCTTGATGATTGGTGCAACCACGCGGGGTGTCTGCTCTCCGGCGGTCGCATCGAGGACAACATGGTTGTCTGCCCGTGTCATGAGGTCGGGTTCGACATGGACACTGGCCGGAACGAGACCTCCCCGGGGGTCTGTGATGACCAGCCGACAGTGACGGTTGAGGTCCAGGACGGGGCCCTTATTGTCGACCTTCCCGAGAGCCCCTGAGCGCTCGCCACACCGGAGTCACCTGCATGGCACACGACGGACACGACCATGACCCCCGTCATGGCGACGGGCACGGGCATGAGCACGGCGCCGCGCCTGCTCACATCCATACACATCGGCACGAGCACGAGCACACCCATCCTCACGAGCACACCCACTCGCATGCGCACGAGCACGACGGGGTGACGCACGCGCATGAGCACTCGCACGCTCATGAGCACGGCCATTCCCACGCGCATGAGCACGCGCACTCCCACGGGGCGGAGGGGGAGAGGCACGACCACGGGCACTCGGCTGGCCACGGGCATGGGCACGACCACGGCCACGGCCACGGCCACGCACATGACCACGGTCACGAGCACGCGCATGACCATGGGCACGACCATGGTCATGGGCACAGCCACGGCCACGCACATGACCACGGTCACGCGCATGACCATGGGCATGGGCACAGCCACGGCCACTCACATGACCACGACCACGGTCACGAGCATGCGCACGACCACCGGCATGGGCACGGCCACGGCCACTCACATGACCACGATCACCGGCATGGGCACGGTCACGGGCATGCGCATGGGCACGACCATGGGCATGGGCACAGCCACTCGCATGACCGCGACCACGGGCACTCGCACGGCGCCGTGCCGCACGAGCACAAGGCCCGTGCTCCGGTGCATGTCAGTGCGTTTGTCGTGACGTGCTCGGACAGCCGTGACGCCGCGCGTGATGGGAGCGGCAAGGTCCTTCGGGACGGGCTGGAGTCCGCCGGGCACAACATCGCGGGTTATGTCGTCGTGAAGGACGACCCGGAGGCGATTCGAGGTGCGGTGGCGCAGGCCCAGGCCGCGGGCGCGCGGGCGTTGCTCTTCACGGGGGGCACCGGCATCGGCCGGCGAGACACCACCGTCGAGACGCTCCGAGCCATGTTCGAGAAGGAACTGCCCGGCTTCGGCGAACTCTTCCGGATGTTGTCGTACCGCCAGATCGGGAGCGCGGCGATGATGTCGCGAGCGACCGCGGGCACGTATCAGGGGATGATCATCTTCGCTCTGCCGGGCTCACCTCAGGCCGCGCGCCTCGCGCTCGACGCCCTCATCCTCCCGGAGCTGGGTCACGCGGTACGCGAGCTCACGCGCTAGTCGACATCCAGGAGTTCTTTGTCTGGGGTATTGATACGGTTTTTCTGTGTTGATGGAGCTTTGAGGATTGACCCACGGGAAATGTTTACGCAGAGTATTCTTCATTCGCTGCTCTGTCGCGAATAGTTCCCGTCGGTAGTCCCCCCAGCAACGCAGACCTCCCGGAAGAGGAGGAGCCCCATGCACATGAAGCGACTGGCTTCGTTGGTGATGATGGTCGGTTGTGTCTCGGCGTACGCGAAGGCGCCGGAGCGAGAGGTGTGGATCACCCTCGGCTCCGATGCCCTGTCGGAGGTGAACGCCGCGTTCATCGTCGCGGGGGCGAAGACGCCGTCGCTGGCGGGGCAGAAGGGCGGGGTCGTCGCGCTCAAGCTCCCCGAGTCTCAAATCGACCGGGTCTCGCGTGTCATGCACGACAAGCTCAACCGCTGTGGTGGCTTCCTCTACCATGACACGGAGGCGCAGGCCCTCGCGGAGCTGTCTGCGGGTGGCGCGGCGCTGGTCCCCAGCTCGCTGGCGGTCAACTACACGCTCGACAATGCCCCGGTGGTCAACACGCTGATCTCCGGCATGGCCGAGTCCAACATCCTGGCCAGCATCACCCACCTTTCCAGCTACACGACGCGCTACTACACCTCCACCACGGGCGTGCAGGCGGCTAACTGGATCAAGAGCCAGTGGGAAGGCTACGCGGGCCCGCGCGCGCAGGCCGGTGGCGACGTCACCGTGGAGCTGTTCACCCACGCCGCGTTCGCGCAGCCGTCGGTCATCCTCACCATCCAGGGCACCACGACGCCCTCGGAGATCGTCGTCCTGGGCGGCCACCTGGACTCCACCAACCTCTCGGGTGGCGCGGCCCCGGGCGCGGATGACGATGCATCCGGTATCGCCACCTTGTCCGAGGTCATCCGCGTCGCCATGGCGACCGGTTACAAGCCGGCCAGGACGGTGAAGTTCATGGCCTACGCCGCGGAGGAAGTCGGTCTGCGCGGCTCCAAGGAGATCGCCGACTCGCACAAGAACTCCGGCGCCAACGTCATCGGCGTGCTCCAGCTGGACATGACGAACTACAAGGGCTCCACCGTCGACATCGCGCTGATGACGGACTTCACCAACGCGGCGCAGAACGCCTTCGTCGGCAACCTCATCAACACGTACGTCTCGGGTGTGACCTGGTCGAACTCGTCGTGTGGTTACGGCTGCTCGGACCACGCGTCGTGGAACAGCGCGGGCTTCGCCGCGTCCATGCCCTTCGAGGCGCTGATGGGCCAGCACAACTCCGCCATCCACTCGGAGAATGACACGCTGGCGCGCAGCAACAACACCGCGACGCACGCGCTCAAGTTCGCGAAGATGGCGGGCGCGTACGTGGCGGAGCTGGCCAAGGGCACCGCGACGCTCTCCGACAGCGTGCCGCCCACCGTGGCCCTGACGGCTCCGACGGATGGCGCTTCCGTGACGGGCACCGTCACGCTGACCGCCACCGCGTCCGACAACACCGGCGTCGGCCGCGTGGACTTCCTGGTGGACGGCAACGTCGTGGGCACGGACAGCACCTCTCCGTATGCGGCGTCGTGGAACTCGGCGGCGGTCGCCAATGGCAGCCACACCGTCGTGGCGAAGGCCTACGACCTCATCGGCAACAGCGCGACCAGCACCAGCGCGACGGTGACGAGCAGCAACGCCAGCAGCAACGCCATCTTCGACACGGTGCTTCGCGCTCCGCGCTGCTCCAACGTGTCCAACCAGTGCGACTCCACCACGCTGCTCAACGGCCGCGCGGGTCTGGGGCCCGAGCTGAACGCGCCGAACACCATCAACAACTCCTGCGCGGACGGCGTCTCCGGCGCGTACCACACCGACGAGTCCAACGACCGCATCAAGGTGTCCACGGTCAGCGGCGCGCCCTTCGCTCCGGGCGAGGTGGTGCGGGTCGAGGCCACCGTCTGGGTCTTCGCCATCCGCCCGGACAAGCTGGACCTCTACTACACGGCCAACGCCAACAGTCCGGTGTGGACGAAGATCGCCACGCTGTCCGCGACGGCGACGGGCCAGCAGACGCTGTCGGCCACGTACACGCTGCCCGCTGGCCAGCTCCAGGCCGTGCGCGCCCGCTTCCGCTACAACGGCAGCGCCGCGCCGTGCGGCACCACGTCGTACGACGACCACGACGACCTGGTGTTCGCGGTCAACCCGTAGTCTCGTAGGATGCCACGCGCCCCCTTCCCAGCCGGGAAGGGGCGTCACTCCCGGGACGAGGGTGTCCCGGGAAGCGTGGGCGGCGGGCCGCCGTTCCAGGAACATTTGGGAGCCCCGACGTGACACGCCGTTCGAAGTCGTCCCCAGGACTGAGCCCCCAGGCAGTCGCCCCCCTGCGCGCCCGGCTCGATGCCTTGCTGGCGGCCACGGATGCCCGAGCCCGCATCGGCTTCGACCCCGTGGAGTTTCCCCACCGCTACCAGGACCCGCGCGACATCGAGGTGAGCGCGCTGCTCGCCGCCGCGCTGGCCTATGGGCGCGCGGACCTGTTCCGTCCCAAGGTGGATGCGCTGCTGGGCCGGATGGGCGCCTCGCCCGCAGCCTTCGTCCGCGAGCTGGATGTGCGAGGGGCCAAGGCCCTGCTGGAGGGCTTCGTCTATCGCTTCAACGTGGGCACGGACGTCGCGGTGCTCCTGCTGGGCATGGGACGCGCGCTGCGGGAGCACGGTGCGCTGGAGACCCTCTTCGTCCAGGGCCTCATCGCGGAAGGGGGGATGCACGGCGCGCTCAGCGCGTTCACCACCGCGCTGCGCCGAGTCCCCATGGCGCCGCTGCGTGCCGCGATGGGGCCGGAGCGCGGGCTGCACCACCTGCTGCCTTCACCGCTCGGGCCGGGCGCGGCCAAGCGCTTGAACCTCTTCCTTCGGTGGATGGTGCGCGGCCCGGACACCGTGGACTTCGGCATCTGGAAGCAGGTGTCTCCCTCCGCCCTGGTGATTCCGTTGGACACGCACATCGGCCGCATCTCCGGGCACCTGGGCCTCACCCGGCGCACCGACTTGACGTGGCGCACGGCGGAAGAGGTGACGGCCTCGTTGCGCGCGCTCGATGCCGGAGACCCGGTCCGCTACGACTTCGCTCTGTGTCACTACGGAATGAGCGGTGCGTGTCCCTCGACGCCTGTCGCGGAGAACTGCGAGCGGTGCGCGCTGCTGCCCGCCTGCCGAGTGGGACCTGGCGTGGTGGCGACGGCGACCCGACGGGTCTCCAAAGCCTCGCGACCGCGGGGTGGCTGAGTGTCGGCTGGGGAACGCCGTTGACCGTCGAGTCGGGTGACGATGCAATCGTGCCGGGTGCCTCCGGGTTGTTTTCGTGAGACATCGGGTCCTCCCCGGGCCGAGGAGTGTGATGCGGTGCTCGCGACACTGGTGGCGGTGCCTGCGGCGGTGGCGGTTGAGGTGGAGCGTGGCGTGCGCGCGTCCGGGGCGGGCCAGTCCTGTCATGTGCTGTGTGTGACGGGCGCGGATGTGATTGCG
This window contains:
- the polX gene encoding DNA polymerase/3'-5' exonuclease PolX, which translates into the protein MTAPIVDKATVAQVLRDISLLLQLHGENGFRSRAYDMGADRILGLTQELGPLVSEGRLESLPGIGPALAEKITELVTTGRMTYFEELRAKFPPGLLELMKLPDIGPRKVATLWKELGIGSIDDLERACREGRVRQLKGFGEKSQAKILEGITLFRRAKGERKLLGDVLPIAEALLERVRASPGVVRASLGGSVRRRGETVADVDIIASAADPFPVLDALATSPGVAAVLGKGDSKCSVRMEAGDLQVDLRVLPDEDFATALHHFTGSKAHHIRLRNLAHERGLKISEWGVHRDDGTKLRVADEAALYALLDMQFVPPELREDNGEVEAALAHKLPTDLVTLEDVLGAVHAHTTWSDGRNTLEEMALAAKALGLKYLTITEHSEAAIYAGGLKVEALQRQWEEIDRVNEKVPEVRLLKGIEVDILESGALDYEDKVLEQLEVVIASIHVRHGMDEDQMTRRVLAALDNPHLHILGHPTGRLMPSREPYPLRMEEVLARAAERGVAVEINGKPARLDIKAEYVRKATQLGVKLVVSCDAHRKEDLGNLAFAVATARRGWARKHEVLNTLPAERFLAALRARR
- a CDS encoding Rieske (2Fe-2S) protein, which gives rise to MTKIKLGPADFAEKEMRGYEVGKRNVCIAKIHGRYKGLDDWCNHAGCLLSGGRIEDNMVVCPCHEVGFDMDTGRNETSPGVCDDQPTVTVEVQDGALIVDLPESP
- a CDS encoding molybdenum cofactor biosynthesis protein B, translated to MHVSAFVVTCSDSRDAARDGSGKVLRDGLESAGHNIAGYVVVKDDPEAIRGAVAQAQAAGARALLFTGGTGIGRRDTTVETLRAMFEKELPGFGELFRMLSYRQIGSAAMMSRATAGTYQGMIIFALPGSPQAARLALDALILPELGHAVRELTR
- a CDS encoding TIGR02757 family protein, whose translation is MTRRSKSSPGLSPQAVAPLRARLDALLAATDARARIGFDPVEFPHRYQDPRDIEVSALLAAALAYGRADLFRPKVDALLGRMGASPAAFVRELDVRGAKALLEGFVYRFNVGTDVAVLLLGMGRALREHGALETLFVQGLIAEGGMHGALSAFTTALRRVPMAPLRAAMGPERGLHHLLPSPLGPGAAKRLNLFLRWMVRGPDTVDFGIWKQVSPSALVIPLDTHIGRISGHLGLTRRTDLTWRTAEEVTASLRALDAGDPVRYDFALCHYGMSGACPSTPVAENCERCALLPACRVGPGVVATATRRVSKASRPRGG
- a CDS encoding M20/M25/M40 family metallo-hydrolase, with the protein product MHMKRLASLVMMVGCVSAYAKAPEREVWITLGSDALSEVNAAFIVAGAKTPSLAGQKGGVVALKLPESQIDRVSRVMHDKLNRCGGFLYHDTEAQALAELSAGGAALVPSSLAVNYTLDNAPVVNTLISGMAESNILASITHLSSYTTRYYTSTTGVQAANWIKSQWEGYAGPRAQAGGDVTVELFTHAAFAQPSVILTIQGTTTPSEIVVLGGHLDSTNLSGGAAPGADDDASGIATLSEVIRVAMATGYKPARTVKFMAYAAEEVGLRGSKEIADSHKNSGANVIGVLQLDMTNYKGSTVDIALMTDFTNAAQNAFVGNLINTYVSGVTWSNSSCGYGCSDHASWNSAGFAASMPFEALMGQHNSAIHSENDTLARSNNTATHALKFAKMAGAYVAELAKGTATLSDSVPPTVALTAPTDGASVTGTVTLTATASDNTGVGRVDFLVDGNVVGTDSTSPYAASWNSAAVANGSHTVVAKAYDLIGNSATSTSATVTSSNASSNAIFDTVLRAPRCSNVSNQCDSTTLLNGRAGLGPELNAPNTINNSCADGVSGAYHTDESNDRIKVSTVSGAPFAPGEVVRVEATVWVFAIRPDKLDLYYTANANSPVWTKIATLSATATGQQTLSATYTLPAGQLQAVRARFRYNGSAAPCGTTSYDDHDDLVFAVNP